A window of Callospermophilus lateralis isolate mCalLat2 chromosome 13, mCalLat2.hap1, whole genome shotgun sequence contains these coding sequences:
- the Tnni1 gene encoding troponin I, slow skeletal muscle: MLKSLMLAKAKECWEQEHEEREAEKVRYLAERIPTLQTRGLSLSALQDLCRELHAKVEVVDEERYDIEAKCLHNTREIKDLKLKVLDLRGKFKRPPLRRVRVSADAMLRALLGSKHKVSMDLRANLKSVKKEDTEKERPVEVGDWRKNVEAMSGMEGRKKMFDAAKSPTSQ, from the exons AGCCTGATGCTGGCCAAGGCCAAGGAATGTTGGGAGCAGGAGCACGAGGAGCGAGAGGCTGAGAAGGTGCGCTACCTGGCCGAGCGCATCCCCACGCTGCAGACCCGAGGCCTGTCCCTCAGCGCCCTGCAG GACCTGTGCCGGGAGCTACACGCCAAGGTGGAGGTGGTGGATGAGGAGCGATATGACATCGAGGCCAAGTGCCTCCACAACACCAGGGAG ATTAAGGACTTGAAGTTGAAGGTGCTGGACCTCCGTGGAAAGTTCAAGCGCCCGCCTCTGCGACGGGTCCGCGTCTCCGCTGATGCTATGCTTCGGGCTCTGCTGGGCTCGAAGCACAAGGTATCCATGGACCTGAGGGCCAACCTCAAGTCTGTGAAGAAGGAAGACACAGAGAAG GAACGGCCTGTGGAGGTGGGCGACTGGAGGAAGAACGTGGAGGCCATGTCTGGCATGGAAGGCCGGAAGAAGATGTTTGATGCTGCCAAGTCTCCAACCTCCCAGTAG